The Accipiter gentilis chromosome 9, bAccGen1.1, whole genome shotgun sequence genome includes a region encoding these proteins:
- the LOC126042578 gene encoding LOW QUALITY PROTEIN: mannose-binding protein-like (The sequence of the model RefSeq protein was modified relative to this genomic sequence to represent the inferred CDS: deleted 1 base in 1 codon; substituted 3 bases at 3 genomic stop codons) produces MTLLQPFSALVLWLSLLMVTRXVVLVPDKPEEKVYSCPVIQCSAPAVNGLPGRDGSDAPKGEKEXPEELRGLQGFPGKAGPPEIKENLGSQGEKGEKGERGILVANDLHRRVTALERKVQVLEAELNRYKKALILKNIKSIGKKIFVSTEKEDTFDNGKSFCAKAGSAPASPRKEAENTTLKNLITPSMQAYMGISAEQTKSTFMCLNEEAVTYRNRNAGEPNNLKSEDCAVMQDSGKWNDIDCXNSCALIICEFLS; encoded by the exons ATGACTCTTCTTCAGCCTTTCAGTGCCTTGGTACTTTGGCTTTCACTATTGATGGTAACAAGATG AGTTGTGCTGGTACCAGATAAACCAGAAGAGAAAGTTTATTCCTGCCCAGTAATTCAGTGCAGTGCTCCTGCAGTCAATGGCTTACCAGGCAGAGATGGAAGTGATGCTCCCAAAGGTGAAAAAGAATAACCAG AAGAATTGAGAGGTCTGCAGGGTTTCCCTGGAAAAGCAGGACctccagaaataaaagaaaatttgggATCgcaaggagagaaaggagaaaaaggagaacgTGGAA TTCTAGTAGCCAATGACCTGCACAGACGAGTaactgctttggaaagaaaagtacAGGTTTTGGAGGCTGAACTAAATAGATACAAAAAAG CTTTGATTTTAAAGAACATCAAGAGTattggt aaaaaaatatttgtctcaACTGAAAAAGAAGATACTTTTGACAATGGAAAATCCTTTTGTGCAAAAGCTGGAAGTGCACCTGCCTCTCCTAGGAAGGAGGCTGAGAATACAACTTTAAAAAACTTAATAACACCTTCGATGCAGGCTTATATGGGGATATCTGCTGAACAGACTAAAAGCACATTCATGTGTCTGAATGAAGAGGCTGTAACTTACAGAAACCGGAATGCTGGAGAACCAAATAATCTAAAAAGTGAAGACTGTGCAGTAATGCAAGACTCTGGAAAGTGGAATGACATTGATTGTTGAAATTCATGTGCCTTAATTATTTGTGAATTCTTGAGCTGA